CCGCCCCGGTGTCGATGACCGAGTACACCGGCAGCAGTTGGTGCACCGAGGGGAAACCGCGGGTCAGGGTCCGTACGCCGGGCAGGTGCCGGAAGCCGTTGGCGAGCGTGTCGAGCGCGCGCACCGAGCCGCGGTGCGGGGTGCCGAGGGTGATCAGCGCCCGGCAGTCGCGCCAGCCGCCCAGCACCTCGACGTAGTAGCGGGCGATCAGGCCGCCCATGCCGTGGGCGACGACGACGGCCTTGGCGTCCTTGGCGCCGGTCCGCTCCCGGAACTCGGAAACGTGCAGGTCGATCGCCTCGGCCAGTCTGCGGGCGTGCACCCGGTTGTCCAGCCGCCAGTCGTACGGGAACGTCAGCAGCCCGCCGCCCGGACCGTCCGTCACCGCGAAGTTCCCGCGCACCCAGTCGACGGTCTGTGCGTACCCCTTGATCCGCGACAGGCCGGGCAGTACGGCGACGCCGGGAAACAGGCCGGACGCCCTGACCGACGACGTGTCGCAGCGCAGGGTCAGCGGATGCCCGGCGGTGTCCGCATCGCGCAGCTCCGTCAGCGACTGGAGCAACGGCTTGCCGGGTGCCCACAGCGGACCCGTCGGACCGTCCAGGACACTGCCCAGGATTCCCGGGACCAGGACGATCGGATGCCTCACCGGCCAGCGCATGACTCCGCCCCCGGTGGCCGGCTCCCGAGGCTGTGGAGGTCCCAGGTGCCCACCCCCGTGGAGCACCCGGGACCTCTCCCTCGACACCCCGGACCTGTACCGAGGAGACCGAGGAGACAGGGGCCAGGAACGGGAGAGCTCCTCCGGGCCCTGCCCGGCGGCTCCCTTCGTCCGGTCCTGGTCCTCAATGCTTTCTCCATACATTCGATGGGGCGCCCCATACACCTTTTGGGTCAGCTTTGTCCGAACTCGCCGACAGTGCGAGAGATCCGGTGTTGCCAGGGCATATTTGGCAACACCGAGCAACAGACAGGCGATTGCGTGCAGTTGGGAGCCGCATGGACAACGTGGCGAACGGTGTGACCGAGGAGTCGGGACATTTCGGCCGGGAGTTACGGCGCCGGCGGCTCGCCGCCGGACTCTCCCTCGCCGACCTCGCGGGACTCGTGCACTGCAGCCGGGGCTACCTCAGCCGCATCGAGAACGGCCACCGCCGGGTCACCCGTGAACTGGCCGACGCCTGCGACGACGCGCTGGAAGCCAAGGGCCAACTGCTCAACCTGGCCCCCGAGTCGCGCGGCGACACCCCCGACGCGACACCGGCGCGGGCCCCCGGCGTCCGGCGACCGCCACCGACGCACACCGGCGGCCCGGTCCCGGCCCAACCCTCCCGGTACGGCGCGGAGTTCGACCGGCTGCTGCACCGCGGCGACACCAGCTACCTGGCCGGACGCATGGAGGAGGCGGACGTCTACTACCGCCAGGCGTGCCAGCGGGGCGCTGACAACCCCGAGGCGCGGGCGGTGGCCGTCGTACGGCGGGCCCGGCGCTGGTCCGACCCGGGCCGCGTCGACCACGAACTCCTGCACCTCGTCCGGGAGACCCTCGCCACGCTCAGGACCCGCGAGGGCACCGAGGCGGCCGGGCTGCGCCTGCGGCTCGGCGCGCATCTGGCGAAGAAGCTCTCCATGTCCGTCAGCGAGGACACCGCCTGGCCGGGTGCCGGACCCGCACAGGGCGCCGACCTTGCCCGGCGGACCCTGGAGGGGCTCGCCACCGGCAGCCAGGACGACGAGACGCGCTGCGAGGTGCTCACCGAGTGCCGCTGGGGCCTGTACGACTTCGTACCGGCCATCGAATCGCTGACCATCTCCCTCCGGCTGCGGGACTGCGCCCTGCGCGCCCGCTCCCCGTACTTCCTGGGCGAGTCCCTCGTCGCGCTCGCCATCGACCAGTTCCGGGTCGGCCGGGTGCACGGCGCCACCGGGACGGTGGCCGAGCACCGCAGGCACGCGGCCCGCACGCGCAACACCCTGGCACGCTGGCAGCAGTGCACCCTGGACACGCTGCTCGACCTGTGGTGCGGCCGGTTCGACTCCGCCACCGACTGGATCTTCGGAGAGTCCCGGGAGATCGTCGAGGGCCTGGAGGCGGACCTGGCCGTCCCCGCCGACACCCTGCTGCAGACCCGGCTGGGCCAGGTGTACTGGCTGCTC
The DNA window shown above is from Streptomyces sp. NBC_01451 and carries:
- a CDS encoding helix-turn-helix domain-containing protein, yielding MDNVANGVTEESGHFGRELRRRRLAAGLSLADLAGLVHCSRGYLSRIENGHRRVTRELADACDDALEAKGQLLNLAPESRGDTPDATPARAPGVRRPPPTHTGGPVPAQPSRYGAEFDRLLHRGDTSYLAGRMEEADVYYRQACQRGADNPEARAVAVVRRARRWSDPGRVDHELLHLVRETLATLRTREGTEAAGLRLRLGAHLAKKLSMSVSEDTAWPGAGPAQGADLARRTLEGLATGSQDDETRCEVLTECRWGLYDFVPAIESLTISLRLRDCALRARSPYFLGESLVALAIDQFRVGRVHGATGTVAEHRRHAARTRNTLARWQQCTLDTLLDLWCGRFDSATDWIFGESREIVEGLEADLAVPADTLLQTRLGQVYWLLREQGRMAELFSSGLADGVERHGYFPVWRAGFALARCEVGDHGEAADRLLAFLRETDDCASLPPHGWSVPALVLLAEVCAGLDARGGYEAELARAVPVLREALARRPTGIALAGWPVVLVGPTERAMGLLALAQGDIATALGHFRQAERLVVGSSPPQTARLRANEARAMLREKDGARRAEGVALLRSALAGAEANGMRLLAAECRELMAGNGPGAASRLPRP